The Mesorhizobium sp. NBSH29 genome has a segment encoding these proteins:
- the nuoG gene encoding NADH-quinone oxidoreductase subunit NuoG: MAKLKVDGREIEVPDHYTLLQAAEEAGAEVPRFCFHERLSIAGNCRMCLVEVKGGPPKPAASCAMGVRDLRPGPNGETPEIFTNTPMVKKAREGVMEFLLINHPLDCPICDQGGECDLQDQAMAFGVDSSRYQENKRAVEDKYIGPLVKTIMNRCIHCTRCVRFTTEVAGISELGLIGRGEDAEITTYLESAMTSELQGNVIDLCPVGALTSKPYAFQARPWELTKTESIDVMDAVGSAIRVDSRGREVMRIMPRINEQVNEEWISDKTRFIWDGLRTQRLDRPYVRKNGKLKPASWPEAFAAIGQAVAKAGSDKIGAIAGDLATVEEMYALKLLMQSLGSTNMDCRQDGAALDPSLGRASYVFNPTIEGIEQADAVLIIGANPRWEASILNARIRKRWRAGNLPVGVIGDVGDLRYDYEQLGAGPESLKELADGNGKFFQTLKKATRPMIIIGQGALARADGKAVLGLAAQLAGAVGAVSDEWNGFAVLHNAAARVGGLDIGFVPGKGGKDVAAMMGSSEVLFLLGADELEMIDTPGAFVVYIGTHGDAGAHRANVILPGAAYTEKSGTYVNTEGRVQQTNRAGFAPGEAKEDWAVLRALSDVLGHKLPFDSLPQLRAKLYADYPHMAGIDEIVATDSGAIAAAARLGGRLGKGVFASPVKDFYLTNPIARASAVMAECSALAAGGFAQAAE; this comes from the coding sequence ATGGCAAAGCTGAAAGTAGACGGCAGGGAAATAGAAGTACCCGACCACTACACGCTGTTACAGGCGGCGGAAGAAGCGGGCGCGGAAGTTCCGCGTTTCTGTTTCCACGAGCGCCTGTCGATTGCCGGCAATTGCCGCATGTGTCTGGTCGAGGTGAAGGGCGGACCGCCCAAGCCAGCGGCTTCCTGCGCCATGGGTGTGCGCGATCTACGCCCCGGCCCCAATGGCGAAACGCCGGAAATATTCACCAATACGCCTATGGTAAAAAAGGCCCGCGAGGGCGTCATGGAATTTTTGCTGATCAACCATCCGCTTGATTGCCCGATCTGCGATCAGGGCGGCGAATGCGATCTGCAGGACCAGGCCATGGCCTTTGGCGTGGATTCCTCGCGCTATCAGGAAAACAAGCGCGCGGTCGAAGACAAATATATCGGCCCGCTGGTCAAGACGATCATGAACCGCTGCATTCACTGTACGCGCTGTGTTCGCTTCACCACCGAAGTTGCCGGCATTTCCGAGCTTGGCCTGATTGGCCGCGGCGAGGACGCCGAGATCACCACCTATCTCGAAAGCGCCATGACCTCCGAATTGCAGGGCAATGTCATTGATCTTTGCCCCGTTGGTGCGCTGACCTCAAAGCCCTACGCCTTCCAGGCGCGGCCATGGGAGCTGACCAAAACTGAATCCATTGATGTGATGGATGCTGTCGGTTCCGCCATTCGCGTCGATTCGCGCGGCCGTGAGGTGATGCGCATCATGCCGCGCATCAATGAGCAGGTGAACGAAGAGTGGATCTCCGACAAGACCCGCTTCATCTGGGACGGATTGCGCACGCAGCGCCTTGATCGCCCCTATGTGCGCAAGAACGGAAAGCTGAAACCAGCAAGCTGGCCGGAAGCCTTTGCTGCCATCGGTCAGGCTGTCGCCAAGGCTGGTTCTGACAAGATAGGCGCAATCGCCGGTGATCTGGCGACCGTCGAGGAGATGTATGCTCTGAAACTCCTGATGCAGTCACTCGGCTCGACCAACATGGACTGCCGTCAGGACGGTGCAGCGCTTGATCCATCGTTGGGTCGTGCAAGCTACGTCTTTAATCCGACCATTGAAGGTATTGAGCAGGCAGACGCCGTGCTCATCATCGGCGCGAACCCGCGCTGGGAAGCCTCAATCCTCAATGCACGCATCCGCAAGCGCTGGCGTGCTGGCAATTTACCAGTAGGCGTTATCGGCGACGTGGGTGATTTGCGCTATGATTACGAGCAGTTAGGCGCTGGACCTGAATCACTGAAGGAGCTGGCGGATGGCAACGGAAAGTTCTTCCAGACGCTGAAAAAGGCGACCCGTCCAATGATCATCATCGGGCAGGGGGCTCTTGCGCGCGCCGATGGCAAGGCAGTGCTCGGCCTTGCTGCACAGCTTGCAGGCGCTGTCGGTGCGGTTTCAGATGAATGGAACGGCTTTGCAGTGCTGCACAATGCGGCAGCGCGCGTGGGTGGTCTGGATATCGGTTTTGTGCCGGGCAAGGGCGGCAAGGATGTCGCCGCCATGATGGGCAGTTCAGAGGTTCTCTTCCTGCTCGGAGCAGACGAACTGGAAATGATTGATACGCCGGGTGCATTCGTTGTCTACATCGGCACGCATGGCGACGCCGGCGCACATCGGGCCAATGTCATTTTGCCGGGTGCAGCCTACACCGAAAAGTCCGGAACCTATGTCAACACGGAAGGTCGCGTTCAGCAGACCAACCGTGCAGGCTTCGCGCCAGGCGAAGCCAAGGAAGACTGGGCCGTTCTGCGTGCCCTGTCCGACGTGCTTGGCCACAAGCTGCCGTTTGATTCGCTGCCGCAATTGCGGGCAAAGCTCTATGCCGATTACCCACACATGGCCGGTATTGACGAGATTGTCGCGACAGACAGTGGTGCTATTGCTGCGGCAGCGCGCCTTGGCGGACGTCTTGGCAAGGGTGTATTTGCATCCCCGGTCAAAGACTTCTATCTGACGAACCCGATCGCGCGGGCCTCCGCTGTCATGGCCGAATGTTCGGCTTTGGCTGCTGGCGGCTTCGCCCAAGCAGCCGAGTAA
- the nuoH gene encoding NADH-quinone oxidoreductase subunit NuoH — protein MDSFFSFYVLPALLIMLKSVVLIVVLLIFVAYILYADRKIWAAVQLRRGPNVVGPWGLLQAFADLLKFVVKEPIIPSGANKGVFLLAPLVSAVLAIAAWAVIPVSEGWAIANVNVGILYVFAISSLEVYGVIMGGWASNSKYPFLGALRSAAQMVSYEVSIGFVIVTVLLTVGSLNLTDIVLSQTTGVGTMVGLPGTFLDWNWLALFPMFIIFFISALAETNRPPFDLVEAESELVAGHMIEYSSTPFLLFFLGEYVAIVLMCALTTILFLGGWLPPFDFAPFTWVPGVIWFVLKVCMVFFMFAMVKAFVPRYRYDQLMRLGWKVFLPISLFMVVATAAVLKLMELA, from the coding sequence ATGGACAGCTTCTTTTCATTCTACGTGCTGCCGGCACTGCTGATCATGCTGAAGTCGGTCGTTTTGATCGTCGTTCTGCTGATCTTTGTCGCCTACATCCTCTATGCGGATCGCAAGATCTGGGCAGCAGTCCAGTTGCGTCGGGGTCCTAACGTCGTGGGTCCGTGGGGGCTTTTGCAGGCCTTCGCCGATCTTTTGAAGTTCGTCGTCAAGGAGCCGATCATTCCATCAGGCGCCAACAAGGGCGTCTTCCTCCTGGCGCCGCTTGTCTCAGCAGTGTTGGCGATTGCAGCCTGGGCCGTCATACCAGTCAGCGAAGGCTGGGCCATCGCCAACGTCAATGTTGGCATTCTTTATGTCTTCGCCATTTCCTCGCTTGAGGTCTATGGCGTGATCATGGGCGGCTGGGCTTCCAACTCCAAATATCCGTTCCTCGGCGCCTTGCGCTCGGCAGCTCAGATGGTGTCCTACGAAGTCTCGATCGGCTTCGTCATCGTCACGGTGCTATTGACGGTGGGCTCTTTGAATCTGACCGACATCGTGCTGTCGCAGACGACCGGCGTTGGCACAATGGTCGGTCTGCCGGGCACGTTCCTCGACTGGAACTGGCTGGCCCTGTTCCCAATGTTCATCATCTTCTTCATTTCGGCGCTGGCCGAGACGAACCGCCCGCCTTTCGATCTGGTCGAGGCCGAGTCCGAACTCGTCGCTGGCCACATGATCGAATATTCCTCGACGCCGTTCCTGCTGTTTTTCCTCGGCGAGTATGTCGCCATCGTTTTGATGTGCGCGCTCACCACCATTCTTTTCCTCGGGGGATGGTTGCCGCCTTTTGACTTCGCGCCCTTCACTTGGGTGCCTGGTGTCATCTGGTTTGTGCTGAAAGTGTGCATGGTGTTCTTCATGTTCGCCATGGTGAAGGCCTTTGTGCCCCGCTACCGCTACGACCAGCTGATGCGCCTGGGTTGGAAGGTTTTCCTGCCGATCTCGCTGTTCATGGTTGTGGCAACCGCTGCGGTCCTCAAGCTGATGGAATTGGCATGA
- the nuoI gene encoding NADH-quinone oxidoreductase subunit NuoI has translation MSALAQAAKSLLLIEFVGAFFLSMRQFFAPKATLNYPHEKGPISPRFRGEHALRRYPNGEERCIACKLCEAICPAQAITIEAGPRRNDGTRRTVRYDIDMVKCIYCGFCQEACPVDAIVEGPNFEFSTETREELYYDKDKLLANGDRWERELARNISMDAPYR, from the coding sequence ATGTCCGCACTTGCACAAGCCGCCAAATCGCTTTTGCTGATCGAGTTTGTCGGCGCGTTCTTCCTGTCGATGCGTCAGTTCTTCGCGCCCAAGGCGACGTTGAACTATCCGCACGAAAAGGGTCCTATTTCGCCACGCTTCCGGGGTGAGCACGCTCTGCGCCGCTATCCCAATGGCGAGGAACGCTGCATTGCCTGCAAGCTTTGCGAAGCCATTTGTCCGGCACAGGCAATCACCATCGAAGCTGGCCCGCGCCGCAATGATGGCACGCGCCGCACGGTGCGCTACGACATCGACATGGTGAAGTGCATCTATTGCGGATTCTGTCAGGAAGCCTGCCCGGTCGACGCCATCGTCGAGGGCCCGAACTTCGAATTCTCGACCGAAACCCGCGAAGAACTTTATTACGACAAGGACAAGCTGCTGGCGAACGGCGATCGCTGGGAGCGCGAACTTGCGCGCAACATTTCTATGGATGCGCCGTATCGCTGA
- a CDS encoding NADH-quinone oxidoreductase subunit J: MLNGLEAAFFYLFAFIAIGAAFMVIAARNPVHSVLYLILTFFNAAGLFLLTGAEFLAMILLVVYVGAVAVLFLFVVMMLDVDFAELKSGALQYAPVGALVGLVLAVELAFVLGAYTFAPSLAGTVAHPTPDITTRHNTAALGDILYTDYLFQFQIAGLVLLVAMIGAIVLTLRHKPNVKRQSVAAQVARTPETSIEIKKVPTGRGL; the protein is encoded by the coding sequence ATGTTGAATGGATTAGAGGCGGCGTTCTTCTACCTCTTCGCCTTCATCGCGATAGGCGCGGCCTTCATGGTGATTGCAGCACGCAATCCCGTGCACTCGGTGCTGTATCTTATCCTCACGTTCTTCAACGCAGCCGGCTTGTTCCTGCTGACCGGTGCCGAATTCCTGGCAATGATCTTGCTCGTTGTCTATGTCGGCGCGGTGGCGGTGCTGTTCCTGTTTGTCGTCATGATGCTCGACGTCGACTTTGCCGAATTGAAAAGCGGCGCACTGCAGTATGCTCCTGTCGGCGCGCTGGTCGGTCTGGTGCTGGCGGTGGAACTGGCCTTCGTGCTCGGTGCCTACACCTTCGCGCCAAGCCTTGCCGGAACCGTAGCGCATCCGACTCCCGACATTACCACGCGCCACAACACGGCAGCACTCGGCGACATTCTTTACACGGACTATCTGTTCCAGTTCCAGATTGCCGGTCTGGTGCTGCTGGTCGCCATGATCGGTGCCATTGTGCTGACGCTGCGCCACAAGCCAAACGTCAAGCGCCAGTCGGTCGCCGCTCAGGTGGCGCGGACGCCTGAAACGTCCATCGAAATCAAAAAAGTACCAACGGGCAGGGGGCTCTGA
- the nuoK gene encoding NADH-quinone oxidoreductase subunit NuoK, which produces MEVGIGHYLTLSAILFTIGVFGIFLNRKNIIIILMSIELILLAVNINFVAFSAVLGDLVGQVFALFVLTVAAAEAAIGLAILVVFFRNRGSIAVEDVNMMKG; this is translated from the coding sequence ATGGAAGTCGGCATCGGACATTACCTGACCCTTTCGGCGATCCTGTTCACGATCGGCGTTTTCGGCATCTTTTTGAACCGCAAGAACATCATCATCATCCTGATGTCGATCGAACTGATCCTTCTTGCGGTCAACATCAATTTCGTGGCGTTTTCTGCCGTTCTGGGCGATCTCGTCGGACAGGTGTTTGCCCTGTTCGTGCTCACCGTCGCGGCCGCAGAAGCGGCCATCGGACTTGCAATTCTCGTCGTCTTCTTCCGCAACCGCGGCTCCATCGCGGTGGAAGACGTGAACATGATGAAGGGCTGA